Below is a window of Shewanella khirikhana DNA.
TCATCTCTGGCAGTACCGCATGAATGCCGTTGAGCACGCCCATCACGTTGATGTCCAGCATACGTTGCCACTCGGCTGGATCCTGACGATGCACTTCGCCGAGCAGCATCACGCCGGCATTGTTGATAAAGCAGCCCACAGGGCCAAACTCGGCTTCGGCATCCTTAACGGCGGCCTTGATGGCGTCTATGTCAGTAACATCCACGGCTTTGCACAGGGTGTTTGGCAGCGCCATTGCCTGCATGGGCTCGAGGCGACGGGCCAGCAACAGCAGCGGAAAACCGGCTGCCGAAAAGGTGCGGGCGAGGGCGGCACCAATGCCCGAAGAGGCGCCGGTGATCACTGTCAGTGGTTTGCTCTGTGATGTAGAATTAGTCATCGTTTTATCCTATTGATACATGCTTTAGCCTGGGGTTCAGGCCAGTATATTGGTTGGTGGCCAGTATATTTGCCCTGCAAAAGGCTGAAAAATACTTATTTTGGCTGGATATAATAGGTATGGGCTATGGATGAAAAGCCGGATAACAGAATGGGTAACGGATGATTGAACTGAGATTGCTGCGATTTTTTATCGCCATCTTCGAAGAGAAGAACATTACCGCCGCCGCAGAGCGCTGCCATGTGAGTCAGCCGAGCCTGTCGGCTGGGCTTAAACAGCTGGAAGAAAGCCTGGAGGGGCCGCTGTTTGTGCGTAGCAAAAAAGGGGTGGAGCCGCTTGAGAGCGCTCACTACCTGTATCCGCTGGCGCTTAGGTTGGTGGAAGAAGCCAAATCTCTGCCGGCGCTGTTTAAAGCCAAGGCCAGCCGCCGCAAACTGAAAATTGCGCTGATGCCGGACCTTGGCCGCGGCCCGCTGGGGAAGTTTCTTGGCAAGCTGCATCAGCACATTGACCGGCTGGATCTGGAACTGGTGGATTACCACAGCAGCGCCGATTGTCGCCTGACCCTGGATGCCCTGCGCCACGAAGATGAGATTTTTGTGCCGCTGTGGGACGAAGACTATGTGCTTTGTGCCCCCAAAGATCATCCGTTGGTGCTGGCCGCCAAAGCGAGCGGCGCCGCCACGCCCGAGATGCTGAGTGGCTATGATTTTATCGAATGCCCGCCCTGCGAGGCCCATCAGCAGACCCTCGGCCTGCTTGCCTGCAACGGCATGAGTCTGAATCTGGTGGCCAGAGCCGAAACCAAGTCACAGGTGCTGGCGCTGGTGGTGGCAGGCCTTGGGGTGAGCTTTTTGCCCGATGGTCTGATTGCCGATGCGCCAAGCCTGGCGACTGTGCCCTTCAAAGGACCAAGGATGCAGCGGCGGATTGGCCTTTGCTATCCAGCACATCAGAGTATCAGCCCGGTACTGGCTGATTTGCTCAACCTTTTCAGCCACGACTGACCACCAGGTTCAGCCACGACTGACACCCAAGCCTCCAAAAACGCCTCCTTTTACGAGGCAGCATGCCCTAAAGCCCTGAGCCCCCGCGCTTACAGGGCTTTTTAGTGTTGCCTGTATCACAAAGGGGCGCGCTATGTGGTTTTCCACAATACCCCCGCCCACACACCCTGCAGACAATGGCATTAGCCGGTGAATGCACGCCATTCGCCACAGAAGAACGATAACGCTAATCCCATTCTGCCCTTTGGGCATTTGGAGGAAACCATGATAGAGCTCTGCAGGCGCGACTTTCTCAAAGGTGCCGGTGCGGCCGGGGCGGGGTGCGCCCTGGCCACAGCGCTGCCGGGGACGCTGGCAGCCATGGGGGCACAGCCCCTCAGTGGCAGCGAAAAAGCCATTCCGAGTATTTGTGAAATGTGCTCCACCCGTTGCCCGATTTCGGCGCGGGTGCTGGATGGCAAGGCCGTGTATATCGAAGGCAACGCGGCAGCCAAATCCTTTGGTG
It encodes the following:
- a CDS encoding SDR family oxidoreductase encodes the protein MTNSTSQSKPLTVITGASSGIGAALARTFSAAGFPLLLLARRLEPMQAMALPNTLCKAVDVTDIDAIKAAVKDAEAEFGPVGCFINNAGVMLLGEVHRQDPAEWQRMLDINVMGVLNGIHAVLPEMKRRKTGTIINISSIAGRKTFPNHAAYCGTKFAVHALTENIREEVAMDDVRLITIAPGAVETELLSHTSDENIKAGYEDWKTHMGGVLAAQTVADAALFAMNQPQSVCIREIVLAATRQQP
- a CDS encoding LysR family transcriptional regulator, encoding MIELRLLRFFIAIFEEKNITAAAERCHVSQPSLSAGLKQLEESLEGPLFVRSKKGVEPLESAHYLYPLALRLVEEAKSLPALFKAKASRRKLKIALMPDLGRGPLGKFLGKLHQHIDRLDLELVDYHSSADCRLTLDALRHEDEIFVPLWDEDYVLCAPKDHPLVLAAKASGAATPEMLSGYDFIECPPCEAHQQTLGLLACNGMSLNLVARAETKSQVLALVVAGLGVSFLPDGLIADAPSLATVPFKGPRMQRRIGLCYPAHQSISPVLADLLNLFSHD